Part of the Pirellulales bacterium genome is shown below.
TGCACGGCCGGATCGGCGATCGCCTGCAGCAAGGCTTGGTGCAGTTGATGGATCACTACGAAGTTGATGTTATTCAGCACATCGGGCCGGTTGATGGTCAGCGTGGCAATGCCATCTGCCACATCGACTTTGACCAGCGATAGTTGTGTTGTGGCCATCAAGCGCTTCATCCAGGTCGAGAGTCACGCGGCAGGCAGTTTTTAGGGGGTCACGGCAAGTGCACCCTAGGAAAAAATTACGTCGCCCGCAGCGAGTTGCATGCGATATTAGTCGAGAAATAGGCTCGATGCCACCGATTCGCCTGCCACGGCGTGTTGCGGCCCCGCATGGGATAATTACACTAGATCGCACCGGTGCCGGACTCTGCGCCGTGACCGGTGCGCCGGCTGCTGCCCCCCACCATGCGGGAGTGCGGACTCCTGCAGCCGTGCCCCCATCAAAGCAGCGTCGACGCCGACGGTGTCGCCTCAGAATTTTTGGAGTGCGATCGTGCTATACAGAATCGCCCATGCCTTCAAGTCGGTGATCGCGTCGTTGTATTGGCTGGCAACGATGGGGCGCTGGGGCGTGCAAGGCGTTTTCGACACGCTCTATGCCGGCCAGGTGCGCAGCGAAAAGTTCCGCGAGATCTATCGCGGCGTGTTCGGCGCGGATTACGCCGAAGAGGCCGATCCGACCGGCTACATGACGATGACCGATTTGGCCAACATCGTTAAGCAACTGCATGTTGGCAGCGGTCAATCGTTTGTCGATCTGGCATGCGGTCGCGGAGGGGGCAGCCTGTGGGTGGCGCGGGCCACGGGCGCGACGCTGTTGGGCATCGACATCTCGCCCGTGGCGATCCAGGCCGCGCGCGAGCGTATCGCTGCGTTCGGCGTGACGGGAAAAGCCAAGTTCGAAGCCCGCGATATCACGGCTACCGGTTGTCCGGATGCCAGTTTCGACGGCGCCATGAGCGTAGACGCTCTCTTTCTGGTCCCCGACAAGACGGGCGCTATTCGCGAAGCGGCGCGGATTCTAAAACCCGGTGCACGTTTTGTGTTCACAACGTGGGAGTTGGACGAACCGTTCCGGGTGAAGGATTATCGTCCCCTCCTGACCGAAGCCGGCTTCGAGGTCGAGTCGATCGACGAGACGCCCGACTGGGAACGCCGCCAACGCGCCATCCTGGAACAAAGCATCGCCGCCAAAGATCAGTTGATGCAGGAAATGGGCCCCGAAGCAGCCACCATGTGGGTACACTACTGCGAAACGGAACTACCGAAGCTCGTCCTCATGCGCCGCATATTAGTGGTCGCGCGAAAACGATCCGCATAAGCAGCACTCCGCCACCCCCACTTCTCTCTGTGCCGTCGGTGAACTCGGTGG
Proteins encoded:
- a CDS encoding methyltransferase domain-containing protein, which encodes MLYRIAHAFKSVIASLYWLATMGRWGVQGVFDTLYAGQVRSEKFREIYRGVFGADYAEEADPTGYMTMTDLANIVKQLHVGSGQSFVDLACGRGGGSLWVARATGATLLGIDISPVAIQAARERIAAFGVTGKAKFEARDITATGCPDASFDGAMSVDALFLVPDKTGAIREAARILKPGARFVFTTWELDEPFRVKDYRPLLTEAGFEVESIDETPDWERRQRAILEQSIAAKDQLMQEMGPEAATMWVHYCETELPKLVLMRRILVVARKRSA